In the genome of Chrysemys picta bellii isolate R12L10 chromosome 17, ASM1138683v2, whole genome shotgun sequence, one region contains:
- the LOC101931268 gene encoding uncharacterized protein LOC101931268 isoform X2: MSVNVKVTLREILSDLSEENFKAFKWYLVNGVDDKTIRCRYLELADREKTVDEILSHFGSSDALEKTREILEAIPRRDLADKLMKKVPAKQAQERKKETLKEPTEETLKKTTAEERMKETMTNRIANVKGAVVRQVLTASLETLRKDQFEKFKDVLCKTPMKELVAEGDAFLDAPNTFQRDASLENLVEDLIGKFGRTYALRATATVLEKIGRRDLAKELQGELQALQVTSHGLRRKPKGGVENQKPDEDSYCTLM, encoded by the exons ATGTCGGTCAATGTCAAAGTCACACTGCGTGAAATCCTGAGTGATCTGAGTGAGGAAAACTTCAAAGCATTCAAATGGTATCTGGTGAATGGAGTTGATGACAAGACAATACGCTGTCGCTATTTGGAATTAGCCGACCGGGAAAAGACCGTCGATGAGATACTGAGCCACTTCGGCAGCTCTGATGCCCTCGAAAAAACCAGGGAGATCCTGGAAGCCATACCTAGGAGAGATCTCGCCGACAAGCTCATGAAGAAAGTGCCAG cAAAACAAGCTCAAGAGAGAAAAAAGGAGACGCTAAAGGAGCCCACAGAGGAGACGCTAAAGAAGACCACAGCGGAGGAGCGCATGAAAGAAAC AATGACCAATAGGATTGCAAATGTGAAGGGGGCTGTTGTCCGACAGGTCCTTACTGCCAGCCTCGAGACACTGAGAAAAGATCAATTTGAAAAGTTCAAAGATGTTCTGTGCAAGACACCCATGAAGGAGCTTGTGGCGGAAGGAGATGCTTTCCTTGACGCACCCAATACATTCCAGAGGGACGCCAGCCTAGAAAACCTTGTCGAGGATTTGATAGGCAAATTCGGCCGGACTTACGCACTGAGGGCAACTGCGACGGTGCTGGAAAAAATAGGGAGAAGGGACCTCGCTAAAGAACTCCAGGGAGAATTACAAG CCCTGCAAGTGACCTCTCATGGACTGAGAAGAAAACCCAAAGGTGGAGTAGAGAACCAGAAGCCAG ACGAAGATTCCTACTGCACCCTTATGTAA
- the LOC101931268 gene encoding uncharacterized protein LOC101931268 isoform X1 has product MSVNVKVTLREILSDLSEENFKAFKWYLVNGVDDKTIRCRYLELADREKTVDEILSHFGSSDALEKTREILEAIPRRDLADKLMKKVPVAKQAQERKKETLKEPTEETLKKTTAEERMKETMTNRIANVKGAVVRQVLTASLETLRKDQFEKFKDVLCKTPMKELVAEGDAFLDAPNTFQRDASLENLVEDLIGKFGRTYALRATATVLEKIGRRDLAKELQGELQALQVTSHGLRRKPKGGVENQKPDEDSYCTLM; this is encoded by the exons ATGTCGGTCAATGTCAAAGTCACACTGCGTGAAATCCTGAGTGATCTGAGTGAGGAAAACTTCAAAGCATTCAAATGGTATCTGGTGAATGGAGTTGATGACAAGACAATACGCTGTCGCTATTTGGAATTAGCCGACCGGGAAAAGACCGTCGATGAGATACTGAGCCACTTCGGCAGCTCTGATGCCCTCGAAAAAACCAGGGAGATCCTGGAAGCCATACCTAGGAGAGATCTCGCCGACAAGCTCATGAAGAAAGTGCCAG tagcAAAACAAGCTCAAGAGAGAAAAAAGGAGACGCTAAAGGAGCCCACAGAGGAGACGCTAAAGAAGACCACAGCGGAGGAGCGCATGAAAGAAAC AATGACCAATAGGATTGCAAATGTGAAGGGGGCTGTTGTCCGACAGGTCCTTACTGCCAGCCTCGAGACACTGAGAAAAGATCAATTTGAAAAGTTCAAAGATGTTCTGTGCAAGACACCCATGAAGGAGCTTGTGGCGGAAGGAGATGCTTTCCTTGACGCACCCAATACATTCCAGAGGGACGCCAGCCTAGAAAACCTTGTCGAGGATTTGATAGGCAAATTCGGCCGGACTTACGCACTGAGGGCAACTGCGACGGTGCTGGAAAAAATAGGGAGAAGGGACCTCGCTAAAGAACTCCAGGGAGAATTACAAG CCCTGCAAGTGACCTCTCATGGACTGAGAAGAAAACCCAAAGGTGGAGTAGAGAACCAGAAGCCAG ACGAAGATTCCTACTGCACCCTTATGTAA